The following are encoded together in the Bacteroidales bacterium MB20-C3-3 genome:
- the nhaA gene encoding Na+/H+ antiporter NhaA, which translates to MDVLKKIIRYNRGFELRNVFQTFFRNQSSGGIVLMVCAIAAITIANVPSWSHIQDYLNLYLGFKIGDFEFKMSILHWINDGLMAIFFFVVGLEIKREILVGELSSVKQAALPIFAALGGMVVPALIYFMFNNGEVSANGWGIPMATDIAFALGILSLLGKRVPLSLKIFLTALAIVDDLGAIIVLAVFYPTNEINFTLLISAACVLAIMVMLNYMKVRRPSMYIIPGVIVWLLFLGSGIHATIAGVLVAMTIPGKTTINEVRFIVGMKYLLNKFSAESSHKIEVLANTVQQQVIHNMHHKLKQVHPLMIKFEHGLHPWVTFLIMPIFALANAGVKIDLSLFTPPLEPIVPGIFLGLLAGKPIGIFLASWISVKLKIADLPGDISWMQILSAGIIAGIGFTMSIFIDNLAFSGIHMVNMGKAVILITSFVAAIAGLIAIYFSTKNYKPINNI; encoded by the coding sequence ATGGATGTTCTAAAGAAAATTATCAGATATAACAGGGGTTTTGAGTTGCGAAATGTTTTTCAAACTTTTTTCAGAAATCAGTCATCAGGTGGCATTGTTTTAATGGTTTGTGCAATTGCTGCAATTACGATTGCCAATGTGCCTTCATGGTCTCATATTCAGGACTATCTTAATCTATATCTTGGCTTTAAAATTGGTGATTTCGAATTCAAAATGTCAATTCTCCATTGGATTAATGATGGATTAATGGCAATTTTCTTTTTCGTAGTAGGATTAGAAATCAAGAGAGAAATATTAGTAGGAGAACTATCATCTGTTAAACAAGCAGCTCTGCCAATTTTTGCAGCTTTGGGTGGAATGGTTGTTCCCGCTCTTATATATTTTATGTTTAATAACGGCGAAGTTAGCGCAAATGGATGGGGAATCCCAATGGCTACAGATATTGCTTTTGCTTTAGGTATTTTATCACTTCTTGGAAAACGAGTTCCTCTCTCACTGAAAATATTCCTGACAGCTCTTGCTATTGTTGATGACTTGGGTGCTATTATTGTACTTGCCGTTTTCTATCCTACAAATGAAATAAACTTTACACTACTAATTTCTGCTGCTTGTGTCCTGGCGATTATGGTAATGCTTAATTACATGAAAGTCAGGAGACCTTCTATGTATATTATACCTGGTGTCATAGTTTGGCTCCTTTTCCTTGGCTCAGGGATACACGCTACAATAGCAGGTGTTCTTGTTGCAATGACAATACCTGGAAAAACAACAATCAATGAGGTGCGTTTTATCGTTGGAATGAAATACCTTCTAAACAAATTTAGCGCAGAAAGTAGCCACAAAATTGAGGTACTTGCTAATACTGTACAGCAACAGGTTATCCACAACATGCATCATAAGCTAAAACAGGTTCACCCATTAATGATTAAATTTGAACATGGTCTTCATCCTTGGGTGACTTTCTTAATTATGCCCATTTTTGCACTTGCCAACGCTGGGGTAAAGATAGATTTATCTCTTTTCACACCTCCTCTTGAGCCAATAGTTCCTGGAATATTCCTTGGCCTGCTTGCAGGAAAACCTATTGGAATTTTCCTTGCGAGCTGGATATCTGTAAAGCTTAAAATTGCAGATTTACCAGGCGATATCAGCTGGATGCAAATCCTATCCGCCGGAATTATAGCCGGAATAGGTTTTACTATGTCAATCTTTATTGACAATCTGGCATTCTCAGGGATACACATGGTAAATATGGGGAAAGCTGTTATCTTAATCACTTCATTTGTCGCAGCGATAGCAGGACTTATTGCCATATACTTTTCAACAAAGAATTATAAACCAATAAACAATATTTAG
- a CDS encoding FKBP-type peptidyl-prolyl cis-trans isomerase — translation MKTLKSIAIVALASVMISSCGEKKTADSVQVSKELTDSASYAVGVSFGMMLKNANFTDLNFAEVTKAMKDVLAGGELKIDDVTANTVIQRYMTIKQEMIGEANKLKGQEFLEKNKQNDSVQVAESGLQYKIINPGSENKPAAEDTVSVFYRGTLIDGTEFDSSMGNAEPVKFPVNAVIPGWSEGVKLIGEGGKIRLFIPSELAYGAQQAGPVITPNSTLIFDVELVKIDKATAQDTTKTK, via the coding sequence ATGAAAACATTAAAATCGATTGCAATTGTAGCCCTTGCTTCAGTTATGATCTCTTCATGCGGAGAGAAAAAGACCGCAGATTCAGTACAAGTATCCAAAGAGTTGACAGACTCTGCAAGTTACGCAGTGGGTGTCTCTTTTGGGATGATGCTTAAAAATGCAAATTTTACTGATCTTAACTTTGCAGAGGTTACTAAAGCTATGAAGGATGTCCTCGCCGGTGGTGAGTTAAAAATCGACGATGTAACTGCCAATACAGTTATCCAGAGATATATGACAATCAAACAAGAGATGATTGGAGAGGCAAACAAACTAAAAGGTCAGGAGTTTCTTGAGAAGAATAAACAAAATGACAGCGTACAAGTTGCCGAAAGTGGACTGCAGTACAAAATAATCAACCCAGGCTCTGAGAATAAGCCCGCAGCTGAAGACACAGTATCTGTATTTTACAGAGGAACTCTTATTGACGGAACTGAATTTGACTCTTCAATGGGAAATGCTGAGCCGGTTAAATTCCCGGTTAACGCTGTTATCCCCGGATGGAGCGAAGGTGTAAAACTAATTGGAGAGGGTGGCAAAATAAGACTATTCATACCATCAGAGCTAGCTTACGGTGCTCAGCAAGCAGGACCGGTTATTACTCCTAACTCTACACTTATCTTTGATGTTGAACTTGTAAAAATAGACAAGGCTACAGCTCAGGACACTACAAAGACTAAGTAA
- a CDS encoding DUF3127 domain-containing protein produces MALEIIGKINSKLGIQNGVSARGNWSKQEFIIETQEQYPRKVCMNVWGADKVEELARYNIGDIVKASVNIESREFNNRWYTDVRAWKLERMEPQQPQQDGFSGVAGVADFPADAGEDDLPF; encoded by the coding sequence ATGGCATTGGAAATCATTGGAAAAATAAACTCAAAGCTTGGTATCCAGAATGGTGTTAGTGCTCGGGGAAACTGGAGTAAGCAGGAGTTTATTATTGAAACCCAGGAGCAATATCCCAGAAAAGTGTGTATGAATGTATGGGGAGCCGATAAAGTTGAAGAGCTTGCTCGATACAACATCGGAGATATTGTTAAAGCCTCTGTTAATATAGAGTCCCGAGAGTTTAACAATCGCTGGTACACAGATGTAAGAGCATGGAAATTAGAGCGCATGGAGCCTCAGCAACCGCAGCAAGATGGCTTTTCGGGAGTTGCTGGTGTTGCCGATTTCCCTGCTGATGCAGGAGAAGATGATCTTCCGTTCTAA
- the miaA gene encoding tRNA (adenosine(37)-N6)-dimethylallyltransferase MiaA yields MPKKLILILGPTASGKTDYSISLAKEVGSPVVSCDSRQIYKEMKIGTAPPSDEQLAQVQHYFIFSHSIHTPYTAGKYEIEAISLLERLFEKHDTVVAAGGSGLYAHALCHGLDDFPPADEELRRDLTTRLQNEGIESLRADLRLLDRESYDSIEIENSRRVMRALEVTIQTGRKFSSFKTGMERERPFLIEKRLISRSREELYSRIDQRVDLMMQSGLLDEVKSLYKFKGLPALRTVGYSELFDYIDGHISLEDAVDLIKRNTRRYAKRQITWWRRYKDLEII; encoded by the coding sequence ATGCCTAAAAAACTAATTTTAATTCTTGGTCCAACTGCCTCCGGAAAAACTGACTATTCAATATCTTTGGCTAAAGAGGTTGGTTCTCCTGTTGTTTCTTGTGATTCAAGGCAGATATACAAGGAGATGAAAATTGGAACTGCTCCGCCGTCTGATGAGCAGCTTGCCCAGGTTCAACACTATTTTATTTTTTCACACTCAATACATACTCCTTATACAGCCGGCAAATATGAAATTGAGGCTATCTCTTTACTCGAGAGATTATTTGAAAAACATGATACAGTTGTCGCTGCAGGTGGTTCCGGTTTATATGCTCATGCATTATGCCATGGACTTGATGATTTTCCTCCTGCAGATGAGGAGTTAAGAAGGGATTTAACAACAAGACTTCAAAATGAGGGTATAGAGTCACTGCGAGCAGATTTAAGATTGCTTGACAGAGAGAGTTATGATTCTATTGAAATTGAAAATTCCAGGCGTGTTATGAGAGCTTTGGAGGTTACCATTCAGACGGGAAGAAAATTCTCCTCATTTAAAACAGGAATGGAACGAGAGAGACCATTTTTAATTGAGAAGAGGTTAATTTCAAGATCGAGAGAGGAGTTGTACAGCAGAATTGATCAAAGAGTTGATTTAATGATGCAGTCCGGTTTGCTTGATGAGGTTAAGTCTCTGTATAAATTTAAAGGTTTACCTGCACTCAGAACGGTAGGATATTCTGAGTTATTCGACTATATAGATGGCCATATATCTTTAGAAGATGCTGTAGACTTAATAAAAAGAAATACGAGAAGGTATGCCAAGAGGCAGATTACCTGGTGGAGAAGGTATAAAGACCTTGAAATAATATAA
- a CDS encoding acyl-CoA reductase, whose translation MYREVFIRDMSQLGIRVSNELRNSQVLSSLNSVIESAYRDNPFFTPEMQRFALNSISNKMLQEKLLRGWLQKYDHHKPEKDLLAGIIMAGNIPAVGFHDLLAGLAAGFKCDVKLSKKDKYIIPYLVKILIEINPFWKEKIHFKESLSLEIDALLASGSDNTMKIIGESFTGIPSLLRGTRSSIGIISGYETLNDIDSLCDDIFLYYGMGCRSVTKLFVPQGYDLSMFLKSSQRYAGLTNNHDYSSLYRYHKATLSMSGEEFTDGGFFLISTNCTFPPPLSVISLEYYKAYSQIENFIELNKDKIQIVESLEGHDFLRPGESQVPGPADYADGSDTVEFLLSVAQK comes from the coding sequence ATGTACAGGGAAGTTTTTATAAGAGATATGAGTCAGCTCGGCATTAGAGTGAGTAATGAGCTAAGAAATAGTCAGGTTTTATCCTCTTTAAATTCTGTAATTGAATCGGCTTATAGAGATAATCCCTTTTTTACTCCTGAAATGCAGCGGTTTGCTCTCAACTCTATTTCAAATAAGATGTTGCAGGAGAAACTTCTGAGGGGCTGGTTGCAGAAGTATGACCATCATAAGCCAGAGAAAGATTTATTAGCAGGTATTATTATGGCGGGAAATATTCCTGCAGTTGGTTTTCACGACCTTCTTGCCGGATTGGCAGCAGGATTCAAATGTGATGTTAAGCTATCTAAAAAGGACAAATATATTATCCCCTACTTGGTAAAGATTCTGATTGAGATTAATCCGTTTTGGAAAGAGAAGATTCACTTTAAAGAGAGTTTGTCTTTAGAAATAGATGCTCTTTTGGCATCGGGTTCTGATAACACTATGAAGATTATTGGAGAGAGCTTTACAGGTATTCCCTCTCTTCTGAGAGGAACAAGGTCATCCATTGGAATTATTAGTGGATATGAAACTCTTAATGATATTGACTCTTTGTGTGATGATATCTTTCTGTATTACGGTATGGGTTGCAGGAGTGTTACAAAACTATTTGTGCCCCAGGGGTATGACTTGTCAATGTTTCTTAAGTCATCGCAAAGGTATGCTGGTTTGACAAATAATCACGACTACTCATCTCTCTACAGATACCATAAAGCAACGCTTTCAATGTCAGGTGAAGAGTTTACTGATGGCGGTTTCTTCCTTATTTCCACAAATTGCACATTCCCTCCACCTCTTAGTGTAATTTCGTTAGAATACTATAAAGCTTATTCTCAGATTGAAAATTTTATTGAGTTAAATAAAGATAAGATTCAGATTGTTGAGAGTTTAGAGGGCCATGATTTTTTGCGGCCGGGAGAGTCTCAGGTGCCTGGCCCTGCTGATTATGCAGACGGAAGTGATACGGTTGAATTTCTGCTCTCCGTGGCTCAAAAATAA
- a CDS encoding YigZ family protein, with amino-acid sequence MDDINSSDSYKTISRPSTGIYKELGSKFISFAYPVSNEEEVKEIISTLKKDYHDARHHCYAYRIGPEGESWRANDDGEPSSSAGRPILGQLLSYQLSDILVVVVRYFGGTKLGIPGLIKAYKNATSDAIEKGEIVGKTAMRSLSLTYDYIRMNDIMKLIRDFSAHIEEQQFDNLCKIRILVKRGEIERFCSEIEPYVSTIEK; translated from the coding sequence ATGGACGACATAAACTCCTCAGATTCATACAAAACAATTTCACGGCCATCCACAGGCATCTACAAAGAGCTTGGAAGTAAATTCATTTCGTTTGCATACCCGGTATCAAATGAAGAGGAGGTAAAAGAGATAATAAGCACTCTTAAAAAAGATTACCACGATGCCAGGCATCACTGCTACGCGTACAGGATTGGTCCTGAGGGAGAGTCCTGGAGGGCCAATGACGATGGAGAACCCTCTTCTTCAGCAGGCAGACCAATTTTAGGACAGCTTCTCTCTTATCAGTTAAGCGATATACTAGTAGTAGTAGTTCGATATTTTGGAGGAACAAAACTCGGCATACCAGGACTTATCAAAGCATATAAAAATGCCACCTCTGATGCGATTGAAAAAGGAGAAATCGTTGGCAAGACAGCAATGAGAAGCCTCTCTTTAACATACGACTACATCAGAATGAATGACATCATGAAACTAATCAGAGATTTCTCTGCCCATATCGAGGAGCAGCAGTTTGATAACTTGTGTAAAATCCGGATATTGGTAAAGAGGGGAGAAATTGAAAGGTTCTGTTCAGAAATTGAACCATATGTATCCACAATTGAAAAGTAA
- the pyrB gene encoding aspartate carbamoyltransferase, which yields MSKHLISIHDFSKEEIINVLSLAAKFEESQTESFLKGKVVASLFFEPSTRTRLSFETAANRLGARVIGFSDAGNTSVTKGETLKDTIKMVSNYADLIIIRHPLEGSARYASEVSSVPVINAGDGANQHPTQTLLDLYSILKTQGTLQNLRINMVGDLKYGRTVHSLLQAMSHFNPYFRFTAPEELKMPEEYKEQLRLSGIKFEESENLEEGIADMDIVYMTRVQRERFTDAIEYERVKNVYSLRRSMLENTRSNMKILHPLPRINEIHQDVDSSEHAYYFDQAGNGVYTRMAIITTLLGIKIQ from the coding sequence ATGTCAAAACATCTTATCTCCATCCACGACTTCTCTAAAGAGGAGATTATTAATGTATTGTCTCTTGCGGCCAAATTTGAAGAGAGTCAAACAGAATCCTTTTTAAAAGGCAAGGTTGTTGCAAGTCTGTTTTTTGAGCCATCAACAAGAACAAGGCTTAGCTTTGAAACAGCTGCCAACAGACTGGGTGCCAGGGTTATCGGTTTTTCTGATGCCGGCAACACCAGTGTTACCAAAGGGGAGACCCTTAAAGACACTATTAAAATGGTGTCAAATTATGCAGACCTTATTATAATAAGACATCCGCTTGAGGGGAGTGCCCGATATGCTTCAGAGGTCTCCTCGGTACCTGTAATAAACGCCGGAGATGGCGCTAATCAGCACCCAACTCAGACTCTGCTTGACCTATATTCAATTCTCAAAACACAGGGGACTCTGCAAAACCTGAGAATTAACATGGTGGGGGATCTTAAATATGGCAGAACAGTACATTCACTTCTCCAGGCGATGAGCCATTTTAATCCATATTTCAGATTTACTGCTCCTGAAGAGTTAAAAATGCCGGAAGAGTATAAGGAACAACTTCGTCTAAGCGGGATTAAATTTGAGGAGAGCGAAAATCTGGAAGAGGGGATTGCTGATATGGACATCGTATATATGACCAGAGTCCAGAGGGAGCGCTTTACGGACGCTATAGAGTATGAACGGGTTAAGAATGTTTATAGCTTAAGAAGGTCTATGCTTGAGAATACCAGATCTAACATGAAGATTCTTCATCCTCTTCCAAGAATTAACGAGATCCATCAGGATGTTGACAGCAGTGAACATGCTTACTATTTTGATCAGGCTGGAAATGGAGTATACACCAGAATGGCAATTATAACAACTCTACTGGGAATAAAAATACAATAA
- the pyrI gene encoding aspartate carbamoyltransferase regulatory subunit codes for MEKHLKVSAIKDGTVLDHIPADQLFKVIDILGLSKIPNQITFGTNLDSKLLGKKAIIKITDTYFVDTDINRIALIAPQAKINIIHNFEVVEKRVLSVPTEIRGIAKCMNPACITNHQDIETSFTTLSASPNLKLLCKYCEKITDGKNLRIISNN; via the coding sequence ATGGAAAAACATCTGAAGGTAAGTGCAATTAAAGATGGTACAGTACTGGATCATATTCCGGCAGATCAACTGTTCAAAGTAATTGACATCCTTGGCTTAAGCAAGATTCCAAATCAAATTACATTTGGCACCAATTTAGACAGCAAACTTCTTGGCAAAAAAGCAATTATAAAAATAACCGACACCTATTTTGTAGACACTGACATAAATAGGATTGCTCTTATTGCTCCACAAGCAAAGATTAACATTATTCACAACTTTGAGGTTGTAGAAAAAAGAGTTTTATCTGTTCCAACTGAAATCCGGGGCATTGCTAAATGTATGAACCCTGCCTGTATAACAAATCATCAGGATATTGAGACCTCCTTTACAACACTCTCTGCATCTCCAAATCTAAAATTACTTTGCAAATACTGCGAAAAGATAACTGACGGCAAAAACTTAAGGATTATTAGCAATAATTAA
- the serC gene encoding 3-phosphoserine/phosphohydroxythreonine transaminase, with product MKVAHNFNAGPCVLPRPAVQAAIDALNDFKGTGMSVIEVSHRSKEWEAVMEECRTLWKELLEIPDGYQVLFLGGGASLQFLYVAMNLLENKAGYLETGVWAKKALAEAKALGNAVAIASSKDKNFSYIPKGYEIPADLDYFHITTNNTIYGTEIKKDMDCPVNLVADMSSDIMSRPVDVSKYALIYGGAQKNVGPAGVTFVIVKEEILGKVSRYLPTMLDYRTHIKESSMFNTPPVFSIFVMNETLKWVKANGGLKAMQKHNEEKAALLYNEIDRNKMFVGTAAVEDRSLMNICFVMSDEYKDKEETFMAFAKERGMVGIKGHRSVGGFRASTYNACPVESIKALVDCMQEFEKLNA from the coding sequence ATGAAAGTTGCTCATAATTTCAACGCAGGGCCGTGTGTTCTGCCAAGGCCGGCAGTTCAGGCCGCCATTGACGCTTTAAACGATTTCAAAGGAACCGGAATGTCAGTAATAGAGGTATCTCACAGATCAAAAGAGTGGGAAGCCGTTATGGAGGAGTGTCGCACACTATGGAAAGAACTTCTTGAAATTCCTGATGGCTATCAGGTTCTTTTCCTCGGAGGTGGTGCAAGTTTGCAATTCTTATATGTAGCTATGAACTTGCTCGAAAACAAGGCCGGATATCTTGAGACAGGAGTATGGGCAAAGAAAGCACTTGCAGAAGCAAAGGCTCTGGGAAATGCTGTTGCTATAGCCTCTTCAAAAGATAAAAACTTCAGTTATATTCCTAAAGGATACGAAATTCCTGCAGATCTTGATTATTTCCATATCACAACAAACAACACTATCTACGGTACAGAAATTAAGAAGGATATGGATTGTCCAGTAAATCTTGTTGCCGATATGTCCTCAGACATCATGAGCCGTCCTGTGGATGTGAGCAAATACGCACTGATTTATGGTGGTGCACAGAAGAATGTAGGCCCTGCCGGAGTAACATTTGTAATTGTTAAAGAGGAGATTCTTGGAAAAGTAAGCAGATATCTTCCTACTATGCTGGATTACAGAACTCATATTAAAGAGTCATCTATGTTCAATACCCCTCCTGTATTCTCAATATTCGTCATGAATGAGACCTTGAAATGGGTTAAGGCAAACGGCGGACTTAAAGCAATGCAGAAACACAACGAGGAGAAAGCAGCATTACTCTACAACGAAATTGACCGTAATAAAATGTTTGTAGGTACAGCTGCTGTGGAAGACCGCTCCCTGATGAATATCTGCTTTGTGATGTCAGATGAGTACAAAGATAAGGAAGAGACATTTATGGCATTTGCCAAGGAGAGAGGAATGGTAGGTATTAAAGGACACCGCTCTGTAGGAGGGTTCCGTGCATCTACCTATAATGCCTGTCCTGTTGAAAGCATTAAGGCATTGGTTGATTGCATGCAGGAATTTGAAAAGCTTAATGCTTAA
- a CDS encoding NAD(P)-dependent oxidoreductase, whose protein sequence is MKVLIATDKPFAKAAVDGIRRIVEGAGHTLALLEKYTTPQELIAAAADADAMIVRSDKVTSEVVEASKNLKIVVRAGAGYDNLDLAACSAKGIIAMNTPGQNSNAVAELAIGMMIYISRNSFNPGTGSELKGKTIGIHAYGNVGRLVAGLAKGFGMNVIAFDPFVDPDKIMAEGVTPVATIDELYEKSNFLSLHIPATSETKKSVGLTLMSKMPKGACLVNTARKEVINEEELAAVLEQRPDLKYVTDIAADNQALLNEKFPGRVFATPKKMGAETAEANINAGLAAANQIVKFFATGDRTFQVNK, encoded by the coding sequence ATGAAAGTACTTATAGCAACCGATAAACCATTCGCCAAAGCTGCAGTGGACGGTATAAGAAGAATCGTTGAAGGTGCTGGTCACACACTGGCCCTTCTTGAAAAATACACAACACCTCAGGAACTTATTGCTGCTGCAGCAGATGCAGATGCAATGATTGTCCGTTCAGACAAGGTTACATCTGAAGTGGTTGAGGCATCCAAAAATCTCAAAATCGTAGTGAGAGCGGGAGCAGGATACGATAATCTGGATCTTGCTGCATGTTCAGCAAAAGGGATTATCGCGATGAACACCCCTGGGCAAAACTCCAATGCAGTTGCTGAACTTGCAATAGGAATGATGATTTACATTTCCCGTAACTCGTTTAATCCCGGAACCGGAAGCGAACTAAAAGGTAAAACAATAGGTATACATGCATATGGTAATGTAGGAAGACTTGTTGCCGGATTGGCAAAAGGTTTTGGAATGAATGTCATTGCATTTGATCCATTTGTAGATCCTGATAAAATTATGGCAGAGGGTGTAACTCCTGTTGCAACCATTGATGAGCTGTATGAAAAGTCAAATTTCCTATCTCTGCATATACCGGCAACATCAGAGACTAAAAAATCTGTTGGTCTGACTTTAATGTCAAAAATGCCTAAAGGCGCTTGCCTTGTAAATACTGCCCGCAAAGAGGTAATTAATGAGGAGGAGCTTGCAGCCGTTCTGGAACAAAGACCGGATCTTAAATATGTCACAGACATTGCTGCTGATAATCAAGCTCTACTTAATGAGAAGTTTCCAGGAAGAGTTTTTGCAACACCTAAAAAGATGGGAGCAGAAACAGCTGAGGCTAATATTAATGCAGGACTTGCCGCAGCAAATCAAATAGTGAAGTTCTTTGCCACCGGGGACAGAACATTCCAGGTTAACAAATAA
- a CDS encoding DUF1015 family protein has product MVKVKPFAAVRPPKELVREVAARPYDVLNSVEAKAEAGEKSLLRITKPEIDFDTIIDEHSQEAYDKAVENFKLWQERGWLVQDRKEMYYVYAQTMEGRTQYGLVVGANVEDYLTGKIKKHELTRKDKEEDRMIHVRIQDANIEPVFFAYPDNKEINSIVDSVVKSKPAEYDFVAEDGFGHHFWTIEDEKTNIRITEIFASIPAFYVADGHHRTAAAALVGEEKRKNNPNHTGDEEYNFFMAVVFPESHLKIIDYNRVVKDLNGMSSDEFLKRLEEDFIVKEMGSAIYSPASLHNFSMYLNNKWYSLTAKQGTYNDNDPIGILDVTVLSNLVFDKLLDIKDLRTSKRIDFVGGIRGLAELSKRVDSGEMAAAFALYPVSMKQLIDIADTGNIMPPKTTWFEPKLRSGLAIHKLSR; this is encoded by the coding sequence ATGGTAAAAGTTAAACCTTTTGCAGCAGTAAGACCTCCTAAAGAGTTGGTCAGAGAGGTTGCAGCCCGTCCGTATGATGTACTGAATTCGGTTGAAGCAAAAGCAGAGGCCGGAGAAAAATCGTTATTAAGAATTACAAAGCCGGAAATTGATTTTGATACAATTATTGATGAACACTCTCAGGAGGCTTATGACAAAGCTGTTGAAAATTTCAAACTTTGGCAGGAGAGAGGATGGCTTGTACAGGACAGAAAAGAGATGTACTATGTATATGCTCAGACTATGGAAGGGAGAACTCAGTATGGGCTTGTAGTAGGTGCCAATGTTGAGGACTATCTTACCGGGAAAATAAAGAAACATGAGTTAACCAGAAAGGATAAAGAGGAGGACAGGATGATCCATGTTCGCATTCAGGATGCAAACATAGAGCCTGTGTTCTTTGCTTATCCGGATAATAAAGAGATAAACTCAATAGTTGACAGTGTTGTAAAAAGCAAACCGGCTGAGTATGATTTTGTAGCTGAAGATGGTTTTGGACATCACTTCTGGACTATTGAAGATGAAAAAACAAACATCAGGATAACTGAAATCTTTGCATCAATTCCTGCTTTTTATGTTGCTGACGGACACCACAGAACAGCAGCAGCAGCGCTTGTTGGCGAGGAGAAAAGAAAAAACAATCCAAATCATACCGGTGATGAAGAGTATAACTTCTTCATGGCCGTGGTCTTCCCTGAGAGTCATCTTAAAATTATTGACTACAACAGAGTTGTCAAAGATCTCAACGGAATGTCATCAGATGAGTTCTTAAAGAGACTTGAAGAGGATTTTATTGTTAAAGAGATGGGGTCTGCCATTTACTCTCCGGCCTCACTTCATAATTTCTCTATGTATCTGAATAATAAGTGGTATTCACTTACAGCAAAACAGGGAACTTATAACGATAATGATCCAATTGGAATCCTTGATGTTACTGTTCTGTCCAATCTTGTTTTTGACAAACTTTTAGACATTAAAGATTTAAGAACATCTAAAAGAATAGACTTTGTTGGGGGCATAAGAGGGCTTGCCGAATTAAGTAAAAGGGTTGATTCAGGTGAAATGGCTGCAGCATTTGCTCTTTATCCGGTATCAATGAAACAGCTTATTGATATAGCCGATACAGGTAATATTATGCCACCAAAGACTACCTGGTTTGAACCTAAACTCAGGAGCGGACTTGCAATCCATAAACTGAGCAGATAA